Within Epilithonimonas zeae, the genomic segment CATAATTGAACTTCTCTCCTACCAAGCGGTAACGCCCTGTCTGAGCATCTCTTTCGTAAGTATCACCCGTTTTTTTCGTTTTGTAACTTCCGTCTTCATTTTTCTGGATACCGTTCGGATCTAGATAAGCTGTGTAGTTTTGACCGTACAAAGTTGGCCAATCCCCGTACTGTTCACGGTTGTAATAATCCAACATTCCGATGGCGTTATCCGGGTCATTAAGGTTCATTGGTGGATTGGCGATTGCCCGGATTGGAATTACCAACCAACAAGAGAATCCTATCATCATATAAACTATAGATAATGCAATAGTTTGATACAATGATTTTCCAGTTTTTCTTGTATAAGTAATGAACAAATAACAAAGAACAACCAGAATAACAAATGCGAAAACCGTCCCCGAATGGAAAGGTAAACCTAATCCGTTAACAAAGAATATTTCAGATTTCCCGAATAAAGTCATTATAACAGGGAAGATAATTTTAAAAACAATCGCAAGGATAACCAACGTTACAGCATTTGCAATTAAAAATGACTTCCAAGTGAATTTATAATTTCTTGTGTAATAAATCAGACAAACTGCAGGCAGCGCCAACATACACATCATATGCACTCCTACGGACAATCCGATGATAAAGAATAAAAGGATAATCCATCTTTCGTTGTCTTTTTCAAGATATTCGTTTTCCCATTTGGTAATCAGCCAGACAATCAAAGCAATAAACATACTTGCCATTGCATAAACTTCACCTTCAACTGCAGAGAACCAAAATGTATCTGAAAAAGTAAAACATAAAGCCCCGACTGTTCCTGCAAATAACGTTGCAATTTCTTCGGCAATCGTTATATTTTCGAATTCTTTATTCAATAATCTTCTTACAAGATGTGTAATCGTCCAGAATAAAAACAGAATTGTAAAAGCACTAAACAAAGCCGACATTGCATTAATTACCAAAGAATAATGTTGTCCATCACCAAATGCAAATAATGCTACAACAGCTCCAACCAATTGAAAAAGCGCAGCTCCAGGTGCGTGAGTAACCTCCAACTTAACAGCTGAGGAAATATATTCTCCACAATCCCAAAAACTAAAATTGGGTTCTATGGTTGATAAATAAGTGATAAATGCAATTACAAAAATGACCCATCCCAAGATGGTGTTCCACTGTTTAAAAGTCCAATTCTTCATACGGAAAATGAAATATCGGCGAATTTAACATTTTTGATTCAGTTATCTGAGTTTTTAACAAAAATTAAACTTTATAAATGAGTGAAAATTAACCAAATAATTTACAATATATCACACATCTAATATATTAATGTCTCAAAACCAAAAACATTGCGATTTTTTTTTTATTTTTGCAGACAGTTTTTGAGAGAAAAATGATAATAAAATGATGAATGTACACGATAATATTCTTGGTTTGATTGGCAACTCCCCGTTGGTCAAGTTAAATCAGGTTACCAAGGACATTCCTGCGACGGTTTACGCTAAGTTGGAGTCTTATAATCCTGGACATTCTACGAAAGACAGAATCGCTCTTCACATTATAGAAAATGCGGAAAGACAGGGAATCTTAAAATCAGATTCTGTAATCGTAGAAACAACTTCCGGCAATACAGGTTTTTCCATAGCAATGGTTTGTATCGTAAAAGGTTACAAATGCATCCTTGCAGTTAGTGACAAAACAAAAGCTGAAAAAATTGCTTATTTGAAAGCTTTGGGCGCAACTGTTTATGTTTGCCCAGCTTCTGTTCCTGCAGACGACCCAAGGTCTTATTATGAAGTGGCGAAGAGAATTGCTGCAGAAACACCCAACTCGGTTTATATCAATCAATATTTCAACGAATTGAATATTGACGCACATTACCAGACTACAGGCCCTGAAATCTGGAAGCAGACAGAAGGTAAAATTACACACCTATTTGCGTGCACAGGAACTGGAGGAACGCTTTCCGGTTCTGCTAAATATCTAAAAGAACAAAATCCTGATATCAAAGTAATTGGCGTAGATGCAGATGGCTCTATTCTGAAAACTTACCACGAAACAGGAAAAATCAATAAAACAGAAATTCATCCTTATCAGATTGAAGGTCTTGGGAAAAATTTGATTCCGGGCGCACTTTTATTTGATACAATTGATGAATATGTAAGAGTTAACGATGAAATGTCTGCTTACAGAACCCGCGAAATTGCTCTGAAAGAAGCTATAATGGGTGGTTACACAACTGGAGCAGTCACTCAGGCTTTGATTCAGTATGCGAATTCTCACGAGTTCAAAGAAGATGATTTGATTGTATTAATTTATCCAGACCACGGTTCTCGCTATATTACTAAAGTTTATAGCGACAAATGG encodes:
- a CDS encoding PLP-dependent cysteine synthase family protein; translated protein: MMNVHDNILGLIGNSPLVKLNQVTKDIPATVYAKLESYNPGHSTKDRIALHIIENAERQGILKSDSVIVETTSGNTGFSIAMVCIVKGYKCILAVSDKTKAEKIAYLKALGATVYVCPASVPADDPRSYYEVAKRIAAETPNSVYINQYFNELNIDAHYQTTGPEIWKQTEGKITHLFACTGTGGTLSGSAKYLKEQNPDIKVIGVDADGSILKTYHETGKINKTEIHPYQIEGLGKNLIPGALLFDTIDEYVRVNDEMSAYRTREIALKEAIMGGYTTGAVTQALIQYANSHEFKEDDLIVLIYPDHGSRYITKVYSDKWMEEQGFINNCFHNYDEVFKTEIIK